In Arachis hypogaea cultivar Tifrunner chromosome 2, arahy.Tifrunner.gnm2.J5K5, whole genome shotgun sequence, a genomic segment contains:
- the LOC112737584 gene encoding auxin-induced protein AUX28 isoform X2, which yields MEKMVFEETELRLGLPGNNKKKNNEKKRGFSETESETESDENNNSDETSNTTVDLLLNLSSPKKEANKNNNNGAVAENHSSPNNNKEKNLLPSDPAKPPAKAQVVGWPPVRSYRKIMFAVQKSSTEESQKNEKNNNNGNGNGSFVKVSMDGAPYLRKVDLKNYNSYPQLSDALGKMFSSFTIGSCESEGMKDFFMNERALMDLLNNSDYVPTYEDKDGDWMLVGDVPWEMFVESCKRLRIMKGKEAIGLAPRAMEKCKNRS from the exons ATGGAGAAGATGGTGTTTGAGGAAACTGAGCTCAGGCTTGGGCTGCCAgggaacaacaagaagaagaacaatgaaaagaAGAGAGGGTTCTCTGAGACCGAATCTGAAACTGAGAGTGATGAGAACAATAACAGTGATGAAACTTCCAACACTACCGTGGATTTGTTGCTGAATCTCTCATCACCAAAGAAGGAAGCAAATAAGAATAACAACAATGGTGCTGTTGCTGAGAACCACTCATCtcctaataataataaggagAAGAATCTTCTTCCTTCTGATCCTGCCAAGCCTCCTGCTAA GGCTCAAGTGGTGGGATGGCCACCAGTGAGGTCATACAGGAAGATCATGTTTGCAGTTCAAAAAAGCAGCACAGAAGAGAGTCAGAAGAATGAGAAGAATAACAATAATGGAAATGGTAATGGAAGCTTTGTGAAGGTAAGCATGGATGGTGCACCCTACCTTCGCAAAGTGGACTTGAAGAACTACAACAGTTACCCTCAGCTCTCTGATGCCTTAGGCAAAATGTTTAGCTCTTTCACTATTG GAAGTTGTGAATCAGAAGGAATGAAGGATTTCTTCATGAATGAGAGAGCTTTGATGGATTTATTGAACAATTCTGATTATGTCCCAACTTATGAAGATAAGGATGGAGATTGGATGCTTGTCGGTGATGTTCCTTGGGA GATGTTTGTGGAATCATGCAAGCGTTTACGTATCATGAAAGGAAAAGAAGCAATTGGACTGG CACCTAGAGCCATGGAGAAATGCAAGAACAGAAGCTAG
- the LOC112737584 gene encoding uncharacterized protein isoform X1: MEKMVFEETELRLGLPGNNKKKNNEKKRGFSETESETESDENNNSDETSNTTVDLLLNLSSPKKEANKNNNNGAVAENHSSPNNNKEKNLLPSDPAKPPAKAQVVGWPPVRSYRKIMFAVQKSSTEESQKNEKNNNNGNGNGSFVKVSMDGAPYLRKVDLKNYNSYPQLSDALGKMFSSFTIDMYDGATTSVKTQGGVTEEFPIGIGLHQGSSLSPYIFTLVLEVLTEHIQEPVPWCMLFADDIVLMGESREDLNKKLELWREALEVYGLCISRSKTEYMECKFSLRRENSNIEVKIGENTLRKVKSFKYLGCIIQDNGEIEHDVNHRIQAGWSKWRSASGFICDKKVPLKLKGKFYRTAIRPAMLYGTECWAAKGEHEHKLSVAEMKMLRWMSGHTRLDKIRNEDIRERVEVAPIVEKMVESRLRWFGHVRRRPIEHPVRRVDEMEDGQRAKGRGRPKKTIHEVVKRDLHVNGLSVDMIHDRAQWRRLIHVADPT; this comes from the exons ATGGAGAAGATGGTGTTTGAGGAAACTGAGCTCAGGCTTGGGCTGCCAgggaacaacaagaagaagaacaatgaaaagaAGAGAGGGTTCTCTGAGACCGAATCTGAAACTGAGAGTGATGAGAACAATAACAGTGATGAAACTTCCAACACTACCGTGGATTTGTTGCTGAATCTCTCATCACCAAAGAAGGAAGCAAATAAGAATAACAACAATGGTGCTGTTGCTGAGAACCACTCATCtcctaataataataaggagAAGAATCTTCTTCCTTCTGATCCTGCCAAGCCTCCTGCTAA GGCTCAAGTGGTGGGATGGCCACCAGTGAGGTCATACAGGAAGATCATGTTTGCAGTTCAAAAAAGCAGCACAGAAGAGAGTCAGAAGAATGAGAAGAATAACAATAATGGAAATGGTAATGGAAGCTTTGTGAAGGTAAGCATGGATGGTGCACCCTACCTTCGCAAAGTGGACTTGAAGAACTACAACAGTTACCCTCAGCTCTCTGATGCCTTAGGCAAAATGTTTAGCTCTTTCACTATTG acatgtatgatggggccacaactagtgtgaagactcaaggtggtgtgacagaagaattccctattggtataggattacaccagggatcatccttaagtccatacattttcacattagtcttggaagtactcacagagcacatccaagagcctgtgccatggtgcatgctttttgccgatgatatcgtccttatgggagagtcaagggaagacctaaataagaagttggagttatggagagaagctctagaagtgtatggtctgtgcataagccgtagcaagacggaatatatggaatgtaagttcagtctgagaagggaaaactccaatatagaggtgaaaattggagagaataccttacgaaaagttaaaagttttaagtatcttgggtgcatcatacaggataatggagagattgaacatgatgtaaatcataggatccaagcaggttggtcaaaatggcggagtgcatctggttttatatgcgacaaaaaagtgcctttaaaacttaaaggtaaattctatcgcaccgctataagaccggctatgctgtatggtacggagtgttgggcggctaaaggagagcacgaacataagctgagtgtggcagagatgaagatgttgagatggatgagtggtcacacgcgattggataaaataaggaatgaagatataagggagagagttgaagtagcacccattgtggaaaagatggttgaatcgcgtctcaggtggtttggacatgtgagaagaagaccgatagaacatccagtcaggagggtggatgagatggaagatggacaaagggcgaaaggcagaggaagacctaagaagaccatccatgaggtggtcaaacgagatctacatgtaaacggtctctctgtagacatgatacatgacagagcacaatggcgtcgtttgattcatgtagccgaccccacttag
- the LOC112737592 gene encoding F-box/LRR-repeat protein 17 yields MHHSHPKVAAPPPPDASGGAVDISDGKRGKKRGNYNCGRCGQPKKGHVCNVKTPISAAVTAVATAISTDSSHYAVSASSSASALRKAAPSRLRRALSFDDFDDGGAAISSGGIDASEMEDRTVGDSFADADDDLDLKMDLDLDLDSCGLPASLRWEVLRRLPPVGLLAAAQVSKGWRETAKRLWKAAEELRLRVPANVRVGFVASMLQKCPGIVRLSLRMESDFDSTMLACIAFSCSNLEYMEVSMSDGATNRINGGELGRFVADKRSLKCLKMEGCSNLGGFVLCSASLSTLWLSDLHSLSKMVFNCPQLREISLEFSRQENDSTDLTTMIEGLGRNCSRLQNIHIAALRLSHAAVLALTAAQLRGLRMLSLVLGSEITDASVAAIASSYPNLELLDLSGSGISDSGIGIICNVFPETLSRLLLALCPNVTSSGIQFATAQLPLLELMDCGMTICDPDSLNPTTDEDNCKPQETSSTNMHLTNQKLIIKHSHLKKLSLWGCSGLDALYLNCPQLNDLNLNSCRNLHPERLLLQCPTLENVHASGCKDMLIGAIQSQVCNAFTAMENQSPSKRLPDGSKRVRVPYLLEDECPEPDKKRRKIERRLCNVLVN; encoded by the exons ATGCATCACTCTCACCCTAAGGTGGCCGCCCCGCCACCACCGGATGCGAGTGGTGGTGCCGTCGATATCTCCGACGGTAAGCGCGGGAAGAAGCGTGGCAATTACAATTGTGGCCGATGTGGCCAACCTAAGAAAGGCCACGTCTGTAACGTGAAAACTCCCATCTCCGCCGCCGTCACCGCCGTTGCCACCGCTATATCAACCGATTCGTCTCACTATGCCGTTTCTGCATCTTCCTCCGCATCCGCGCTCCGGAAGGCGGCGCCCTCTCGCCTCCGCCGTGCCCTGTCATTCGATGATTTCGATGACGGTGGTGCTGCCATTTCCAGCGGAGGGATCGATGCGTCGGAAATGGAGGATAGAACGGTTGGTGATTCGTTTGCGGACGCTGATGATGATCTAGATCTGAAAATGGATCTGGATTTGGATTTGGATTCGTGCGGTTTGCCGGCGAGTCTCCGGTGGGAGGTGCTTCGGAGGCTGCCGCCGGTGGGATTATTGGCGGCGGCGCAGGTCTCCAAGGGATGGAGGGAGACTGCCAAGAGACTTTGGAAGGCGGCGGAGGAGTTGAGACTTAGGGTTCCGGCGAACGTTCGCGTCGGTTTTGTGGCATCGATGTTGCAGAAATGCCCTGGGATCGTGAGGCTCTCTCTTAGAATGGAAAG TGATTTTGACTCAACGATGCTGGCTTGCATTGCGTTTTCGTGTTCAAATCTGGAGTATATGGAGGTCTCGATGTCTGATGGCGCAACCAATCGGATCAATGG AGGTGAGTTAGGCCGGTTTGTTGCTGACAAGAGAAGCCTCAAATGCCTCAAGATGGAAGGTTGTTCTAACCTGGGTGGCTTTGTCCTCTGTTCGGCTAGTCTTTCTACCCTTTGGCTGTCAGATCTGCACTCTCTTTCTAAAATG GTATTTAACTGTCCCCAGTTGAGAGAGATTTCGTTGGAGTTTTCTCGACAAGAAAATGATAGTACTGATCTAACAACTATGATTGAAGGATTGGGCAGAAATTGTTCAAGATTGCAGAATATACATATAGCTGCTTTGAGGCTTTCTCATGCTGCTGTGCTTGCTCTTACAGCTGCTCAATTGAG GGGGCTGCGAATGCTTTCTCTTGTTCTCGGATCTGAAATTACTGATGCATCTGTTGCTGCTATTGCTTCTAGCTACCCTAATTTAGAATTGCTTGATCTCAGTGG ATCTGGCATAAGTGACAGTGGCATAGGAATAATTTGCAATGTGTTCCCTGAAACATTGTCAAGACTCCTTCTTGCCCTTTGTCCTAATGTGACTTCAA GTGGCATTCAATTTGCTACTGCTCAGCTTCCGCTTCTTGAGCTTATGGACTGCGGCATGACCATATGTGATCCTGATTCACTTAATCCAACCACTGATGAAGACAATTGCAAACCACAGGAAACATCCAGCACAAATATGCACCTTACAAATCAAAAGTTAATTATCAAACATAGCCATTTAAAGAAGCTTAGTTTATGGGGTTGCTCTGGCTTGGAT GCCCTATATTTAAATTGTCCACAGCTTAATGATCTGAATCTAAATTCTTGTAGGAATTTGCATCCAG AACGACTGCTGCTTCAGTGCCCCACGTTAGAAAATGTGCATGCATCAGGTTGTAAAGATATGTTAATTGGGGCTATCCAAAGTCAG GTTTGCAATGCCTTTACTGCTATGGAGAACCAATCACCTTCTAAACGTCTACCTGATGGCTCGAAAAGAGTTCGAGTTCCTTATTTACTGGAGGATGAG TGTCCTGAGCCTGATAAGAAGCGGAGGAAGATTGAGAGACGGCTTTGTAATGTGCTTGTGAACTGA